The sequence TCTGCCAGAATTGAGTTAACATGTCTTCTGGCCTTTTCTGGTTCCTTGATCCTGGACTTCTGTGAGGACATGTAGCAGAAGGTACAGTCCCCCTTATCACACCACCATGAAAGAAACACCGCCCTTTCAAGGGTGATGGAACTTCCATGCCTTTTGAGTGTGATCTCATTGGCCTCCTGGAGGAGATCAAGTGTCCTGTGATTCTCTATGCTTTCTATTAAATTCATAAAATAACCCATGGAGTATTTGGTAGGTGTTTGATTGATATGATTTGATAGGCCCCACTTTAAAGGCCTTAATATAACAAAATTTTATGAATATTACTTTTATGCATATTGTTATACCATTGCTTCGCTATGCATTACTATAAAATCTTGAATTTTATAACAGATTTATAACAAAATTAGTTTTATAAAAACTTCCTATTATGTTTGATCCGTGTTGGGCTGAAAACTGTGGTGTGAGCATACCTAGTTGATGGATGATGGAACGAATGTTACAAAAGATCCCTCTGAAAGATGATTTAAAATCCATGGAATTGCCAGTCAAAAAAAAAGGTTGAAGAATGAAAATTCTTTCAAAAATATTTCCCTGTTCTCTTTAGGTAGTTCAAAGGAAGTAACACATATAAAATGGAATAAAATTCTGGGAAATCGTATTATAACGCTGGGGAAAACCTTAAATATGGAAAGATTGAAAATGAATACTGTAGGCATTGTTCAGCATAAAATTCAGAGATAAATTCCTACATCCCAAACGTTTATATAGGATAAATACCAACCTACAAAATACACTCATTGGTATGCTATGTTTTACGAATACTGCAAACCCAGTTAGTAGTTTGCATACGTTACTCGGCATTTGCCGCCGTAGCTCAGTAGGTAGAGCGTTCGGCTGTTAACCGATTGGTCACAGGTTCGAGCCCTGTCGGCGGCGCTTTTGGGCCCATAGCTTAGCCAGGTAGAGCGCCCGGCTCATAACCGGGCGGCCATGGGTTCGAACCCCATTGGGCCCATTCATTTCATAATTAAATTTAAATAAGTAAAATAAATAGATTAAAATTGGAATATATCCAGTAGTGTTGCTCCGGTGGTGTAGTCCGGCCAATCATTTCGGCCTTTCGAGCCGAAGACTCGGGTTCGAATCCCGGCCGGAGCATTTATTATAATTTTTGAAATTTTATCAGTGTATGGCACATTCACAACAGGGCCTTATTTAAGAAATGTTCATAGAATGTTCCTTAAATCAAATAACGCTGCAGGGGTGCCCGAGCTGGCCAAAGGGGACAGGCTTAGGACCTGTTGGCGCAGGCCTACCAGGGTTCGAATCCCTGCCCCTGCACTCTCAGAAGTTTGCAGGTAAAAAAAGTAAAGGATCAAAAGTTAAGATCAACTATTTAACATGCCGGGGTGGGGTAGGTGGTTATCCTACGGGACTGTGGATCCCGCGACTCGGGTTCGAATCTCGGCCCCGGCCTTTACTATTCACCCACTTATTTTTAGATTTGTTTTAAGCTTTAGATTCGTGTTTACGGAACTTTTTTTTTATCATCCAAGTTAATCCATGTTCAACAGTATTTTTCAGGACTCATTTTATTTTGAATCTATCAAAATTTTACAGATTCACTTATTTTCCAGTATAAAGCCATAAAATTTAGAAAAATACTTATACAATATCCCACAAGAGATAACTTCATATTTGAATTGCATTATGTGGAATTGCATTAGGTGTCACATATGATAAAAATGGAAAAAACTTGTGGTTCGTTAAAATGCGATGTGTTACATGACGGTGCAAAAATAGGGCACATGGATGGGGTTAACATAATCCAGTGGTTCGTTAAAAACAGGTACCGTTACACAGGAACATTTTCCAGGTTTATAACAGAAAATCCCAGCGACAGTCAATCTGGAATAGATGTGGACATAGTTCTGTCGGACAAAAATCTTGTTATCAGAAATGCCCGGGTTGAATGGATGAAAAGTCCATGTAAGAATGGAACCTTCCATGCAGATAAAATAGAAAGCCGTGCTTAACTTCAACTCGCTGAAACTCAAGTATACAAAATTCATTTGCTCGTTAAATGACGTGCTGGATATGTGAATCATGGATGGTTATTGAATTCTTTTAGTGAATCTTTACAAGGATATGACCCTTAATAATTATTAAAATCTTATTTTGAAGATGGGATTAAAAATTTAATGAATGGATATCATGAGCAAAACAGGTACCAGAGAGGAACGTGAACTTGTAAAAATGTTGTGGGATGCAGATTTTGCAGCAATGCGTGCCCCAGCATCAGGAGGAGCAACTAAAAAACCACTTCCAGATGTTCTTGCAGGTAACGGTAGAATATACTTGGCCATTGAAGTTAAATCAACCACTCTTGAACGTATATACATCCCATCAGATAAAATTAAGGGTTTAAAAGAATTTTCAGGAATATTTGGTGCTGAACCCTACGTTGGGGCCAAATTCATAAGGCAGAAGTGGCGCTTCGTCAAACTGGACGACCTTCACAAAACCAGAAGTGATAACTACAGGTTAGACAAGGATCTGGCCTTTAGTAAGGGTCTTGAATTTGATGAGATCACAGGCACAGATAGGCAGGTTAAATTCTGATCAATTTATATGAAATAACCAACCATATACTAGAACAGTTCAAACGGAGGTGTTTAAACGGATAAAAAAATAGGAGTTGTTGTTCTGGTGGTTCTAATCTGTTTGGTTGCAGGGGTAGCTGCGGTACTCTACACCAACACCGGATCCAACAACACAACAACAAATAACACAAATTCTAATGCAACAGAGACTGCAAAAAATACATCTGAAACTGGAGCCCTTACAGTAGCGGTTGTTGCAACTCAAAAGGGTCCATCTGAAGCATCCAAAGGTAGTGATGTGACACTGAACTATACTGTTAAAAATAACGGTACAGAAACTGTGTACAATGTTAAGGCGCACGATCAGAATTTCTACAAAACTCTCGGAGATCTGAAAGCAGGCGAAACACAAAGTTTCCAGTACACACTCCACATACCTAGTGACCAGGAAGTTCAGGAGGATTTCGGTGCTAACGCCACTGTTTCAAACCCATTTTATGTCGGAGGATTTGCAGTAACCTTCCAGGATGAAAAAGGTTCAAAATACACTGTGAACTCAAACAGCATAGAAATAAAACTTCTTTAAAGGTTTAGAATTCTTTAAGGGTTTAAAATAAACTTGAAGATCGATCAAAAGTGAATTGATTCGTTAAAAGATTGATCTTTGGGTTTAACTCCTTCTTTTTTACTGAAAATCAGCAGATTCATTATTTATCAGATTTTGAAGTTTCAACTGGAATATTATCTTTTACTTGAGTATCTTCCTCTGAAATAATCTTATTTTCATTTTTATAAGTTAAAATAGCTGCATATGTCACACCAAGTACCAGGGGACCTATTATGAACCCTACAAAGCCCATAAGCAGGGGACCGCATACAAAACCCAGAAGGAAGATCAGGGGATGTATGTCTGCGTATTTACCTGAAATTTTTGGTCGAATGTAGATATCACTTGCACTCAGGAAGATTCCAAAAAGAATCACGATTACTGCACGGATGTAGTTTCCAGTTAAGATATCGTATATTGCAAGGGCCGTGTAAGTGGGCCATGGGCCTATAACAGGGATCAGTTGTAGGAAACCTGCTAATATTCCTAAAAATAAAGCATAATTGTATCCAAGAAGGTAAAAACCTATTCCTGCCATCAAACCTATTATAATAGCTGTTAAAAAGTGTCCAAAGAATATACTTTTTATGACCATCCGGATCTCATCAGAGAGTTTTTGAAAGAATTCCTCCCTCTCTTCGGGTACCGCATACTGGATGTAACTCCATACCTTGTCTCCATCCCGTGCAAGGTAAAAGGTGGAGGTGAAGAAGATGAAAAGTTCCAGTCCAATCATAGGGATGGACTCTAAAAAGCTTAGAAGATATCCTGTAACACTTTTAGCAACGTCAAGCAGTTCCACGTTGACAGTATTCATGAAGGAGTTGATATAGGGATACACCTCCGCAGGAAGGTACTGCTGAACCATGGTTGAACTCTGGATGTTGGTACTGTTTAAACTGTTCAGATCAATATTTTTAGCAGTTGCAGCAATTATAGGTGCTGATTGTGCAATGGAGTTTATACTAAAGACCAGAAGGAGTATCAATGGTAAAATCACTATTATCATTGCTATAACAATTGCAACAGACCTGAACTTTAGGTAAGGTTCTATTTTACGTGCTATCGGACGTATTCCATAGGCAAAAATAGCTCCCAATATTATCATGCTCAGCATGGGCGTTAGTACAACCAGGGACATTAACATCAAAAACAGGACTATAAAAATAGCAGATGTGAAGGTCCCTTTTAGTTTATGAATCATTATCAATCACTGCCATTAGTTGAAAGGTGTTGATCTGTACTTTACAAATTAGTTAAACATAAGGTTTAAATTCTTTCTTCATATTCAAGTTTTCCAAATATGATTTTAAATTTAGAACCCTTATCCTTTTCAAATTCTATTTTACCATCTATCTGATTAATCAAAGACATTACAAGCTGCATTCCAAGTGTATCTGTTTTTTGAAAATCCAGATCTTCAGGGAAGCCCTGGCCAGTATCCCCTATGATAAGCTGAAATTTATCACCCTCCAATTCCCTTAAATTTATGTAGATTTCCCCTTCATCATTGGGAAAAGCATGTTTTATTGAGTTTGTAAGGAGTTCATTTATTATTAAGCCACATGGAATTGCTGTTTCTATGTTCAGTGACAGATCCTCAAGATCCAGGTTCAACCTAACACTGGAACTAACATCGTAGGAACTTAAAAGCCCGTAGGCTAAACTGGTGATGTACTCTGAGAAGTTTATACTTGAAAGATCATCAGATTGGTACAACTTGGAATGTATGAGTGCCATTGACCTAACACGATCCTGACTGGCCTTAAAAAGTTCGGCATCATCTTCATTCCTCACCTGGGTGGACTGGAGGTTCAGAAGACTTGAGATGATCTGCATGTTGTTCTTGACGCGGTGATGTATCTCCTTTAAAAGTGCCTCTTTTTCATTTAAAGATGCTTTTATACGATTTTCTGAATTTTTACGTTCAGTTACATCTCTTATTATGGTTAATACCCTTACAACTTTTCCCTCTTCAAATACAGGTATCCTTCTTACTTCTTCAACCACCTCAACACCATTCACAGAGTAGGAGTACTCGTTGATCAGGGACTCCCCGGTTTCAAATATTCTGAGGTATTCCTGTTTTAAATTTTCAGGAAGAAATGGAAGGGCTTCAAACATGTTCTGGCCCTTCAAAGCTTTTCCCATTCCAAATTCTTTTTTCTTCCTTTCAAAGGTTTTGTTGAAGAGAATTATGTGCATCCTTGAATCAACAACTATCAACATATCATCCAGGGCATTTATGGTTGTACGGTACTGCATCTCTGAATTTTTAAGGGCCTTCTCTGCACGCTCACGTTTCAAAGTTTTTTCAACCTCTTTCAAAGCCCTTTTAACAGCAAATGGAAGTTTTGAAATGTTTTCTTTTAGAACGTAGTCGGTTGCACCTTTTTTAAGTGTTTCAACTGCAAAATCCTCCCTAAAAGTTCCACTGACGAATATGAATGGTTTTTCAGGAAATTTCCCCCTCACGAGTTTGAGTGCTGAGATACCATCAAATGTAGGGAGCTTGTAATCTGAAAGTATCACCTGGGGTTCGAACTCATTGAGTTCCCTTAAAAAATCTTCTTCATTGTCCACCACCCTTGAAGCGAATTCCAGACCATTCTCCTCAAGTTCCAGCATGGCCAGCTCAGCATCTGGAGGGTAATCCTCAAGTATCAAAATTCTGAGTTCCTGCATTTTACCACACGAATCCCCTTAAATATTAAGTTTAAGTTCATTTGAAAATCAAATCAACGTTTTTTAGTGGATAATTCAATATCTTTAACGGATGATTCAATAACATTTTTTAAAATCAATTTCTAGGGAATATTATTTGAGTTTATACATTAAAAATTTTATTATTTAAAAAAAAGTTGGTGTTATCCAAGCTTTTAGAGCTTGTGCTTGACACCCGAAGCATCACGATGGTACTCACCAAATTCTGAGATTAATCTAACCTCATCAGTCCAGAATACAGGCCCTTCTGCACACACCCTCCAACCAACATCATCAACACAACACTGGCCACATATGCCCAGCCCACATTTCATGTATCTTTCAAGTGAGAACTGTGCCGGGATTTTATGTTCATCAACAATGGTGAAAAGCTTCTTCATCATGATCTCAGGTCCGCAGGTCACAACCATGTCATAGTCATTTTCAAGGATGGCTTTTTCAGCCAGATCGGTTCCAAATCCACAGAAACCATGACTGCCATCATCAGTGCATGTTAAAAGATTTGCACCTGATTTTTCAATCCTTTCTGTGAAGAGTAGTTCATCTGCTGTGGCCGCTGCACTCACAACATCCACAGCAATACCTCGCCTGCATGCCTCCTCTGTGAATGCCATTAAAGGTGCCATTCCAATGCCCCCACCAACTGCAAGGACCTTTGAACCGGATATTTCAAATCCACGTCCATATGGACCTCTTATACCAAGTTTATCCCCTACTTTCAGTGAATGAACATCCTCTGTGAAATCTCCAACACTCCTGATGGATACTCCAATTTCATCGTTAACTGGATCTATCAATGAGATTGACATTGGTTTTTCATCCTTAAAATTCCAGAGCATTACGAACTGGCCCGGAACCTCATCCTTCACTTCCCAGTCAAAAATAAAAGTCTTGACCGTTGGTGTTTCTTCTATTATCCTCTTTATTTCAAGAACCTTTGGAACATGCATGATCTATCCGCCTTCATTCCTTATTCCTTAAATCGTAAATAATCCTTTTAAATTCGTTATAATTTGTTTATCTTAATTTTAGGTTATTTTAATGTTAATACAATCAGTGGGACCTACCAATCATCTCACCAATGGATCTGTAACCCCTTTGAATCATGAACTTCTCAAGCCCCTTGTTTATCTTGTTGAAAACATCCAGTCCATCGTACATCACGGCTGTGCCTACCTGAACAGCCCTTGCACCTGCATAAAGAAATTCAACAACATCCCTGTAATCCCTAACTCCCCCAACACCAATTATTGGGACTTCAACTGCTTCGTAAACATCAAAAACACATCTGAGGGCAATGGGCTTTACTGCTGGACCTGACATTCCACCAAAACGATTGCTTAGTATTGGTTTCCCAGTTTCAAGGTCTATCTTCATTCCGGGCCCAAGGGAATTTATCAGGGTGAGGGCATCACACCCTGCTGCCTCTGCAGAAACTGCTATTTCAACTATATCCGTTACATTTGGAGTTAACTTGACAATAACAGGTATTTCAACTGTTTTTTTAACTGCTGTAACGATATCTGATGTTAAATTTGGATCCTGACCTATTGCAGCTCCGCATCCCCCCATTGCATGTGGACATGAAACATTGAGTTCAACTGCATCCACTGTGTCCTGGATCTGCAACGCTATATCTGCAAAATCCTGCGGAGTTGCACCGTAGATGGATGCTATTCCTGGAACCCTGCCATCGAGTTTTTCCAGTTCTCCCCTGAAGTTTTCAACCCCTGGATTCGAGAGGCCTATGGCATTTATGATACCCCCTGTGACTTCAACGGTTGTTGGGTTTACGTAGCCCTTGTTAGGTTCTTTTCCAAATGATTTTGTTACCACTGCTCCAGCTCCACTTCTTGCAGCCCAGTTAAGAGATGCTGCTGTGCTTCCAAGCACACCTGCTGCCAGCATGGTCGGATTTTTCATTTTGATGTTGCAGAATTCTGTTTCCAGCATGAACACACCTTGATCAGTTTAGTATGATTTAATAAAGTCTTTTTTCGGGAATTTTACAGATTCTCAAAAGATATAAACCTTGAAGATACAGAGTAGTTCTATGAAATGTTATCTTACAAGTTGTTTTGCAGGATTTATCATCCTTGATGAAAATTGTACCCTCATAGATTATGAACTTTTCCCAAGGAGTAAACTTGCAGAAAGGCTCCTTGAAATAGAGAATGGAAATTTAACCCGTGAAGAAGAGTTATTATTGAAGAGAATCGTGAAAAAATATGACTCAGTTGTGATAGAAACCAACCTTCCCCATTCCAGATATAAAAATCTTAAGGAAAGTTCTAAATTTTCATTTGAAACCCCAAGTATTGGTGGAGAATTTTTAAGGTCAAATTTGGAGTACGTACTTGAAAAAACTGATTTTAACCTTGATGAGGGATTTGAATTCGCAGCTCATAACGTTTCAATTGAATTAACTGGAAAGAAGCTTATGGCCTCCTCTGAAGCTGAGGATTTACTCCTTATACAGGCCATAAATGCCATAGATGATCTGGATGAAACCATTGGCAAACTGGTTGAAAGGATAAGGGAATGGTACGCAGTGCATTTCCCAGAGCTTGACAGGGTCAGGAACCATGAGAACTACGTGAAGCTGGTTGCAGATTACGGGGACAGAGACTCAATAATGGACTCTGGACTTTTGAACTCTGAAATGGGACTAAAAAAAGGTATAGATAAGAGTATTGGGGCAGATATAGGAGAATCTGACCTTGCAATCATCGTTGGTTTTGCAAGATCCCTGAAATCGCTTCAGGAATCCAGGAAATCCATAACTGAATACGTTGACATGAAAATGGGTGAAATCGCACCTAACCTCAGGGACCTCTGTGGTTACTCCCTCGGAGCCAAGTTGATAGCCCACGTTGGTAGTATGAAAAGACTTGCCATGCTCCCATCAAGTACTGTGCAGATCATAGGTGCTGAAAAGGCACTCTTCAGGCATTTGAAGACAGGTGAAAACCCTCCAAAGCATGGGCTTATCTACCAGCACCCAGATGTGCGTGGGGCCAAATGGTGGATCAGGGGTAAAATAGCCAGAGCACTGGCAGCTAAGATATCACTTGCAGCACGTAAGGATGTTTTTTCAGGAGAGTACGACCCTTCAATAGGGGAAGGCTTTGAAATCAAGGTTAAAGAGATAGAAAAGGACAATCCCTTCCCAAAAAGGAGTACTGCAAGTAGTAAACCCGATAAAAAGAAAGATAAAAAGAAAAGGAAGAAAAAAGACAAGTATAAAAAGAAGATAAGTGATTATTATTGATTTGAATCCTTTTTAAAGACTTGAATACGTTAAAATGGTTTTAAGAAAAGTATTGATTTGTGGTTGAGGTTTATCCCTCGAATTGGGTGGAGAATTTCTACAGATGACTTCTACAGATACGCCAAAGTATAAAAAATTTGATTGGAATATAGCACGGTATATACATTAGAGGTTCTCAATACCATACTCATGTATTCCTCGAATATAATGAACGGCAGGTGATTGTATTGATTGAGATTGTTGCTGTACTATCAATTATATCAAGTGTTATTTCAATTATTCTTGCAGTTTCTGCCATCTGGTTTTCAAGAAGGGTTGAGGAACGTTTGAAGAAAAACTTCCAGAGGCTCAAGGGAGTGATGGATGAAAACCATGACCGCACCAAGGAAGTTCTCCAGAACATAGATAACGAAGCAGAGGATATTAAAAAGACTGTGTACGAATCTCAAAGAGAACTGCGTGAAACCCTTGATGAAATAATGGAAAAATGTAATATAACTGACAAATAATGGTTTAAATTTAATTAGTTAAACTTGATTAACAACTAATTTAGAGGGAAAAAATGGATATTGAAGAGAAGTTCAAGGGCCTTTACATAATCAACGATCATATAGCAACGGAAAACCTGAACCCAACCCAGAAGGTTTACGGTGAAAAACTGGTGGACTTCGAAGGAAAAGAATACAGGATATGGGACCCAAGGCGTTCAAAACTTGCAGCTGCAGTTTTTAATGGCCTTAAACGGTTTCCATTCAACGAGGGTTCAAAGGTGCTCTACCTCGGTGCATCTGCAGGTACAACACCATCCCACATCTCAGACATCACCAGAAATGGTATGGTTTACTGTGTGGAGTTCTCACCAC is a genomic window of Methanobacterium congolense containing:
- a CDS encoding dihydroorotate dehydrogenase electron transfer subunit — encoded protein: MHVPKVLEIKRIIEETPTVKTFIFDWEVKDEVPGQFVMLWNFKDEKPMSISLIDPVNDEIGVSIRSVGDFTEDVHSLKVGDKLGIRGPYGRGFEISGSKVLAVGGGIGMAPLMAFTEEACRRGIAVDVVSAAATADELLFTERIEKSGANLLTCTDDGSHGFCGFGTDLAEKAILENDYDMVVTCGPEIMMKKLFTIVDEHKIPAQFSLERYMKCGLGICGQCCVDDVGWRVCAEGPVFWTDEVRLISEFGEYHRDASGVKHKL
- a CDS encoding AI-2E family transporter — encoded protein: MIHKLKGTFTSAIFIVLFLMLMSLVVLTPMLSMIILGAIFAYGIRPIARKIEPYLKFRSVAIVIAMIIVILPLILLLVFSINSIAQSAPIIAATAKNIDLNSLNSTNIQSSTMVQQYLPAEVYPYINSFMNTVNVELLDVAKSVTGYLLSFLESIPMIGLELFIFFTSTFYLARDGDKVWSYIQYAVPEEREEFFQKLSDEIRMVIKSIFFGHFLTAIIIGLMAGIGFYLLGYNYALFLGILAGFLQLIPVIGPWPTYTALAIYDILTGNYIRAVIVILFGIFLSASDIYIRPKISGKYADIHPLIFLLGFVCGPLLMGFVGFIIGPLVLGVTYAAILTYKNENKIISEEDTQVKDNIPVETSKSDK
- the hjc gene encoding Holliday junction resolvase Hjc, yielding MSKTGTREERELVKMLWDADFAAMRAPASGGATKKPLPDVLAGNGRIYLAIEVKSTTLERIYIPSDKIKGLKEFSGIFGAEPYVGAKFIRQKWRFVKLDDLHKTRSDNYRLDKDLAFSKGLEFDEITGTDRQVKF
- a CDS encoding sensor histidine kinase, producing MQELRILILEDYPPDAELAMLELEENGLEFASRVVDNEEDFLRELNEFEPQVILSDYKLPTFDGISALKLVRGKFPEKPFIFVSGTFREDFAVETLKKGATDYVLKENISKLPFAVKRALKEVEKTLKRERAEKALKNSEMQYRTTINALDDMLIVVDSRMHIILFNKTFERKKKEFGMGKALKGQNMFEALPFLPENLKQEYLRIFETGESLINEYSYSVNGVEVVEEVRRIPVFEEGKVVRVLTIIRDVTERKNSENRIKASLNEKEALLKEIHHRVKNNMQIISSLLNLQSTQVRNEDDAELFKASQDRVRSMALIHSKLYQSDDLSSINFSEYITSLAYGLLSSYDVSSSVRLNLDLEDLSLNIETAIPCGLIINELLTNSIKHAFPNDEGEIYINLRELEGDKFQLIIGDTGQGFPEDLDFQKTDTLGMQLVMSLINQIDGKIEFEKDKGSKFKIIFGKLEYEERI
- a CDS encoding dihydroorotate dehydrogenase, with product MLETEFCNIKMKNPTMLAAGVLGSTAASLNWAARSGAGAVVTKSFGKEPNKGYVNPTTVEVTGGIINAIGLSNPGVENFRGELEKLDGRVPGIASIYGATPQDFADIALQIQDTVDAVELNVSCPHAMGGCGAAIGQDPNLTSDIVTAVKKTVEIPVIVKLTPNVTDIVEIAVSAEAAGCDALTLINSLGPGMKIDLETGKPILSNRFGGMSGPAVKPIALRCVFDVYEAVEVPIIGVGGVRDYRDVVEFLYAGARAVQVGTAVMYDGLDVFNKINKGLEKFMIQRGYRSIGEMIGRSH
- a CDS encoding CARDB domain-containing protein, which codes for MVLICLVAGVAAVLYTNTGSNNTTTNNTNSNATETAKNTSETGALTVAVVATQKGPSEASKGSDVTLNYTVKNNGTETVYNVKAHDQNFYKTLGDLKAGETQSFQYTLHIPSDQEVQEDFGANATVSNPFYVGGFAVTFQDEKGSKYTVNSNSIEIKLL
- a CDS encoding NOP5/NOP56 family protein yields the protein MKCYLTSCFAGFIILDENCTLIDYELFPRSKLAERLLEIENGNLTREEELLLKRIVKKYDSVVIETNLPHSRYKNLKESSKFSFETPSIGGEFLRSNLEYVLEKTDFNLDEGFEFAAHNVSIELTGKKLMASSEAEDLLLIQAINAIDDLDETIGKLVERIREWYAVHFPELDRVRNHENYVKLVADYGDRDSIMDSGLLNSEMGLKKGIDKSIGADIGESDLAIIVGFARSLKSLQESRKSITEYVDMKMGEIAPNLRDLCGYSLGAKLIAHVGSMKRLAMLPSSTVQIIGAEKALFRHLKTGENPPKHGLIYQHPDVRGAKWWIRGKIARALAAKISLAARKDVFSGEYDPSIGEGFEIKVKEIEKDNPFPKRSTASSKPDKKKDKKKRKKKDKYKKKISDYY